Proteins encoded in a region of the Triticum dicoccoides isolate Atlit2015 ecotype Zavitan chromosome 3A, WEW_v2.0, whole genome shotgun sequence genome:
- the LOC119269214 gene encoding uncharacterized protein LOC119269214 — translation MAQAAIESAVSGGVLIGRPAGVPRMKRKTPSELRGEQYKRRTSEKIADDQLFASAPFDRPSNGLRNMEQQKIPKYINTRVTEVFPVKKSRNVGKENCKDALLNNEKVPKFADTVTTSHSVSSSFLRGDSVKLDSSVPSLVEAAKPSFRKAEKYSENALRSVSELHIGDDKQPASNKFDMEKVMKGFGARDASGTSNAPDVQVGDLPLKSSELCPSKIKIPGKRAPLDLTLKTSLQFVSSSSVKWCHNLSIAGPITQSYRGGSQNSRCARPGKEFLFSRALQSWVYPQSLLPASIISAMLSSNARGENEFLLKRYQDWEDSFQNLYYMLRKNQLNIFYVYTAQFVALFIRGNCLEKQSCNAYLSQSTRGIRSLLRKHGVCFSMPLCNAEVEQVTDDDLMEFSKIQTLNLGQTLHIDALSEVDNTTESLLSFTGNKSVHGLYDVLLNYKSFLNSLSATDVPVLYSPVPFQNGCLHIPEVICREMRKADTGLSSSTGLDEEPGSVFAPPPGNMCYSMEIKDVVIPPWVASGICAAMSSDTDRFDLTMGTEPSSMGLNAAFTSIGVSGQSKAPSESSPEGCEAIGIPSAVLVRSLHSASLRRLSYNHGEYLAHTTV, via the exons ATGGCACAGGCTGCTATTGAATCTGCTGTGAGTGGTGGCGTGTTGATTGGGAGACCGGCAGGGGTcccgaggatgaagaggaagactcCCTCGGAGCTGCGG GGAGAACAATATAAGAGACGCACGTCTGAAAAGATTGCTGATGACCAGCTATTTGCTTCTGCACCATTTGATAG GCCAAGCAACGGGCTTCGGAATATGGAACAACAAAAAATACCCAAATATATCAACACCCGTGTTACAGAGGTGTTCCCAGTTAAAAAATCCAGAAACGTTGGAAAGGAAAACTGTAAG GATGCTTTACTCAATAATGAGAAGGTTCCCAAATTTGCTGATACTGTAACTACTTCACATTCCGTGTCATCTTCATTCCTGCG CGGTGACTCTGTTAAGTTGGACTCTTCTGTTCCATCACTTGTGGAGGCAGCGAAACCAAGTTTCAGGAAAGCTGAGAAATACAGTGAAAATGCTCTACGGAGTGTATCTGAGCTACACATCGGTGATGACAAGCAACCTGCCTCGAACAAATTTGATATG GAAAAAGTGATGAAAGGGTTTGGAGCTCGTGATGCTTCTGGAACTTCCAATGCCCCTGACGTACAAGTTGGTGATCTTCCTTTGAAGTCTTCAGAACTGTGCCCTTCTAAGATAAAAATTCCAGGAAAAAGAGCTCCTTTGGATCTCACTTTAAAGACTAGTCTGCAGTTCGTTTCATCATCTTCTGTGAAGTG GTGTCACAATTTGAGTATTGCTGGGCCCATCACTCAGAGTTATCGTGGTGGCTCTCAAAATTCACGATGTGCAAGGCCTGGGAAGGAATTCTTGTTCTCAAGGGCACTGCAATCATGGGTATATCCACAGTCCCTGTTACCTGCTTCCATCATATCTGCTATGCTCTCATCAAATGCACGAGGAG AAAATGAGTTCCTTCTCAAGAGGTATCAGGACTGGGAAGACTCATTTCAGAATCTTTACTACATGCTCCGCAAGAATCAATTGAACATCTTTTATG TTTATACAGCACAATTTGTTGCTCTATTCATCCGTGGAAATTGTTTGGAGAAGCAGTCCTGTAATGCCTACTTGTCACAATCTACACGTGGCATACGGTCACTACTGCGAAAACAT GGTGTTTGCTTTTCTATGCCTCTTTGCAATGCTGAAGTGGAGCAGGTTACTGATGATGACCTGATGGAATTTTCAAAAATCCAAAcactcaatctgggccag ACACTTCATATAGATGCTTTATCTGAGGTGGACAACACTACAGAGTCACTCCTTTCATTTACTGGCAATAAGAGCGTTCATGGCTTATATGATGTCTTGTTGAACTACAA GTCCTTTCTGAATTCATTATCTGCCACAGATGTCCCAGTGTTATATTCACCGGTGCCATTTCAAAATGGCTGCCTCCATATTCCAGAG GTCATATGCAGGGAGATGAGGAAAGCTGATACTGGCCTGTCCTCCTCTACCGGTTTAGATGAAGAACCTGGATCAGTGTTTGCTCCTCCACCAGGCAACATGTGTTACAGCATGGAAATAAAGGATGTGGTTATCCCACCGTGGGTTGCCTCCGGCATTTGTGCCGCGATGAGCTCAGACACGGATCGCTTTGATTTAAC AATGGGGACGGAACCCTCCTCCATGGGCTTAAACGCTGCTTTCACCTCCATAGGCGTGAGCGGCCAGTCAAAGGCTCCTTCAGAGTCCTCTCCTGAAGGCTGCGAGGCCATTGGCATTCCCAGCGCTGTCTTGGTCCGCTCCTTGCACTCCGCCTCGCTCCGGCGCCTCAGTTACAACCACGGCGAATACCTTGCGCACACAACCGTGTGA